Below is a genomic region from Populus trichocarpa isolate Nisqually-1 chromosome 15, P.trichocarpa_v4.1, whole genome shotgun sequence.
TATTGAGTTATGCAATGAACAAACCAAGTATACAGCAAACCCAGATGAAGCAGAGAAGAAAAAGCCCAACACAGAGTTTGCCAGAGAAAAGACTAACGAAGATTTATTTAGTGGAGATGATTCACGTGGCTAACTATTTAGAGATTTAAAGATTTGTTTGATGTGCTTAACCAAGCTATTGCTGAGAGGATTCAGAACAAGAGCGTTGAATATGTGAGAAACGTTTTTTCAAGAAGAGGTTGAtctttgtcaaagaaccatctcaacccaatagcttaagctgttaggtgaggtcccaggatatgatttatattattctctaacacaccccctcaagtaaaagccctttgggcttgaaacttgcacaggcccacattaccttgtgcttaatttttatcaaataaatggggattgtgagattcgaactcgtgaccgcttggtcatcaaggctctgataccatgtcaaagaaccatctcaacccaatagcttaagctgttaggtgaggtcccaggatatgatttatattattctctaacaattttCATGAAGAACATGCTTGGGCTTTTGAAGATTTTGATGCAGACTAATAAATCAAAAgcattataaaagaaattagggaaaatttatgttgtttttttatcagatttttaagatgaataaataaatatatttgtcaGTTGATGTTTCaaatttttgttgggtttgagCATGGTAGAGAATGGTGGCTAGAATTATATttggcaaaagaagaagaagaagagagtgataattttattcttttaataaatcaaagatttttttgtcattaattgaaataaaatggaaattatataaactttgttgcttttttttttatagatgtaaagtataattttttaaaatataaagacaaaataaaaaatcaataaaattacgAGTTACTTAATTTGACAAGAGaaagagtaaaataaaaaaggttttaatAGCCAAGAATTGATgtgaatattaaaaacattttgtatttgtctatttatatataaatttctgaaaattaatttaacattcattttatttttttatttaacaaacacatttatttgttttaaaaagatataactctattttaaaacaatttttttaacacaagCAATTTCTTATTCACCCTAATATGTCCAAGCATCAATATTACTacgtgtgtttgatattatggtagctattgtggttgtggtttgaaaaaagttgttttataaaagtatttttagttgagattgatttggaaaaatatatgtttggttaaaattgtggttaaaattgaggttgaacaaaaaatagtttaatgtatttggttaagaatgcttttcaaattaaggttataaaataacaaaaaaagacatatattaatattgatagtttttaattgaaatgttgtacatttaactactgttattacatcatgaaataaacaatactttatataaagtattttttattgttccattaaattatttgcAATTCCATCACATAGGAAAtccatccgacaagaactacagttttcatggcTTCCTGAGCGTgcacaacatcaggtaaaatatcatcagaaataaaattgggattgcgatcaaattctgcaaatgttacgtcatcatgcgatctccttttaatataattatgtagtgtcattaaataataataaacattagtttttcaaataaaacacaatatctgagaaatgtttttagattttttttattttactgggttggACCTAGACACGGGCATTTAGGTTTGGGCCGGACCCGGTCCGGCCATGAATAGTGGAGCATACAaaaggagaaggggaaggggaaggagaaggagaagggaagAGGAAGAACAGTGGCTGGCGGTGAAAACGACGGAGGCCGGTGGTGAGCTGCTCTTCACTGTTCAcatttcacgtgaacagtggagaatgcAGAAGACGAAGGAGAAAATGAAGgggaaggagaaggggaaggggaaggggaaggggaagagaaGTGGCTGGCGGTGAGCTAAGGGAGCTGCTCTCCACTATGCTCTGTTTATGTTCCagccaccttcttcttcttcttcttcttcttcggtgcctttgtaaaatattgtgtttatAAACACAGTTGCAATAAACAGGAAACGTAACATTGCGAAAAGCATGCAGTTTCTGCTTCAATAAAACTGAGTTTTGAACGCAGATAATGGTGGGGCCCATGCATGAAAATTGCGGCTCGTTTTGTAACCAAACGATATGTTgcaactattaaaaaaaaaacgttgccACAAACACTGAGCCAAACGAGCTCTTAGAAGGATGCGGATTGATGACGAGattgttgaatttattattattattattatacttttcTTTCGTTTTTTCTTACGAACAAAATGTTTGCCAATTttgataaaacaataataagaaGTGATTAGAATTGGGATGTGGTTATAGATCCAAAtgttataaatatcaattttttgtaGGTGTAATTAAAAGGTTGTGTGGTAAGAATAATTGATCTTTCCGtaagggaaaagaagaagaaggagaaattcTAAACTTTAGTCGACTAGCCTAAGAAATTCACGTGAAGgggaaaaataggaaaaatatattgtcaAGAATGGGATTCGAACCCATGCCCTTTCGGACCAGTACCTGAAACTGGCGCCTTAGACCAACTCGGCCATCTTGACATTATTGTTTATAGTTCGATTatacttgaatatatataatatataattaacataaaGCTACCGCCGAGTTTGGATGAAAAATAAGCCTCCATTCTCATGAATTGTATTCAAAATCAAtgcacaactttttttttttttatttaacactacattgataattttgttggttAAGGTTTTGGAAGTGGAGTagtgattaatttttgtttgaaaatatattaaaatattttttttattaatttttaaaaattatttttaatattagtatatataaataatttaaaaaataattttaaataaaaaaattcaaaatttacccaATATGTGTTTGGAACGCTATACCAATTCTTTGGGTATAACTTTTACCTCTGAgcagaaaaattcaaaagtaccAATTATTGATTAAAGCTACTATAAATGGACTTCAACATTCTTTTCCATGATTGGTGGGATATCTCTGTAACATCGCCAAGACAACGAACAACTGTTGCTTTGAATTTCTGAACATAGCCCAGTCGATCAATTGACCACTACAGTGTACAAAAGCTGCAAGGTTTTCTAGGTTTAATTGCGGTATGAGAAAACAGAAGTAAGAACTGTCATCCACCACAGGCGGCTGCACCACATCCAGCAGCACACCCTCCACCATAAATGGCCGAATCAGCTTCAGATGATTTGTTCTTTGATGCACCATCTGCACAAGAGAAGACTATGGCTGAAAGTAGACAAAGGGTTAGCAAAACTGCTCGCAAGAGCACTACTAGCTAGACATGAACCATCAATGCCACCACTTCCATCCTCTGTGAGCACCTCTGTCAAAGGCCTCGCCGTCGATCTCTCAATTCCTAGCTATATGGGGTACTGTATATATGTCTTTTGGAGTGGGAAGTGGGAATCAAGCACAGCGCCAAGAGGAATACTTTGTGTTGCACATGCTCCCACTCTTTGTTCTCATTAAGATCGATGAATTTGCTGAAGAACTATAACATCACAGCCAATTTACCACATAATTTGTGACAGCTAAATCCTGATCGTGCAGTCATAGTGAGGTCTGTGGCCTCCACTTGCCCTCTTCAAATTGGGCATCAACTTTCACTAGCTAAATCCTGatcgattaattttttttttttataaaaatcaaatcaaatcgaattgaaaatgatattagTTGGTTCTCAAGCATTAAATAATTTGGATCATTTCCTAGCTACTATTATGTTGATTAATGCATTTTTCAAGCATTAGCATGCATCTTGTTAATTAGTTGGGATTTTTGAGTTCAAACGTTTTTGTTTTAGCATTTTGATACATACCTTTTGTCCCTTTTGAATGAAAATATCGtgaaaaatccaagaaaaaatcagaaaacataaaaacatggaaataaaaaaaaatagaaaaccaagaaaaacaaattgtattTGTAAAACCAAGCCTTGTAAATAGAAATATGCTCATGCCAATGAAATAGGTTAATTTTGCAGGATGATTTTCTAAGTTTTTCAACTTGctggtttttcaagtttttgttaagttcttcaaattaattttttaatttttattattttaaaaattaatttttttttggtctagCAATCTTTTTCACGAGCAATAAAATTTacttctggaaaaaaaaaaaacgaatataCAAATACTTATGAGaatgaacaattaaaagaaaaaaagagaaatcccAACTTTTTATTGCTGTTCATATTTACATCACACAAGGAACCAGCTTTGCAAATCTATGATAACAAACTTCCACAAGcatacatataaattaaacgAAGCACCTTTTTATTTACACATTTTCATCTTCGGTGGAAAGAAATGGCATTTCATCtggttttcttctctttcgcAGGCCCTCTTGGTATCTTGTTAAGAACACTGGAATCAAACCTCTTAAACATTTTCTTAGCTCGTCGAATCAATTTCCCAGCATACCTGTCAACCTCATCCTCATATTTATTATAGAGAAATGGCAGAGTTTGCAAGCAAACAAAACCTTGACACACAAGAAATCAACTCGTTAGTCCTACAATTTGCATGGATGGGGCAAGtatatgtttgattaagaaGGCAGTTGCCAGAAATTTCTTACTCACATAGATACAGGAAATTCAAGAAGGTGAAATAGTTTCCAATCACAGATAATATATAGAGAAAGAATATTGCCTGATAACAGATACacgagagataaaaaaaaaacaaagattaatgTTAGTCATGTGCCAGTAATTGATCAagaatttgtttcaaattagaATGATTGCTGTTAATGAATGGCAAGTATACCATGAAGAAGAGTGCTGGTTCTTTTCCACGTGCGATGTCCATGAACTTTGACAAGGCCTGATTGGATCTTCCATGGAGGGTTGAAGCGAATTCCTGGAATGTAGATTTGTCTAAAATACTTGTTGGGAGTTCGGGATGACTCCTGAAAAGTAGTTTATGATTCAATCCAATTAATGCAGTGGCTAGGAATTAAGTAAGAACATGTAAAGATATTATTGACTGGGATTTAGGACTGCAACTTTgtgatcaagaaaataatataattctgCTGGTAAATATAAGCAAAATCATATATACGGGCGATTAATTATTTACCAATTGAAGAAATCTGCGGTGGTAAACCATATGAATACAATGAGCATTGTAGCGATGGAGATGTGACTGAAGAGAGTCACAAGATTGTACTCCGCAACCTCGAAAAGAAGCCACAATACAGTCATTCCAACAGAAAGTGCCGCTGATACTTTTTTGTTTTCCCATAATAATACATCAGCAACTGCAAATTCCAAGAGCAAAGTTTAAgaaacatgatatatatatgcCGATTTTGCAATGAAACAATGAAGCTGAGAATATAATCTAACATGAGTATGTTTGTCTTACTACGTACTATAGCTAGATTGGACACATAAAAACATGCTGTTACCTTGTCCTCCTCCTAGAACAGAACGTATCGGTCTTTGCCTCCCAAAAAGCTTTGTCCGCGGCGTTGTTTCATTTTCCGAATCCGATGAATAAATAATCGGCATGATTACGATCCTTAGGACTGAATATAAGAACTCCCCCTTTTGTTTCTATAAAGAGGTAAGATGATTAATGAATCTGTGCTGGTAAGATTTGCACCAGCTGCTTATATATAGATGCGCATGCATGATCGAAAGGGTTCTAAGCTTTGTGGTAAAGTAAGGTATGGACGTAAACAAGCAAGGCATGGCTTGGGGCTTGGCCTTGAAGGTTGCTTTGCATGGCCGCTACTGCTATATAT
It encodes:
- the LOC7453887 gene encoding reticulon-like protein B9, translating into MPIIYSSDSENETTPRTKLFGRQRPIRSVLGGGQVADVLLWENKKVSAALSVGMTVLWLLFEVAEYNLVTLFSHISIATMLIVFIWFTTADFFNWSHPELPTSILDKSTFQEFASTLHGRSNQALSKFMDIARGKEPALFFMAIFFLYILSVIGNYFTFLNFLYLCFVCLQTLPFLYNKYEDEVDRYAGKLIRRAKKMFKRFDSSVLNKIPRGPAKEKKTR